From a single Vanessa atalanta chromosome 26, ilVanAtal1.2, whole genome shotgun sequence genomic region:
- the LOC125074053 gene encoding uncharacterized protein LOC125074053, protein MIQRNVMLNNKKSNVITGKEKESINKSVTVTTHKKSYRRRNGGSYRDYDYEDTIKPVTESAIIFKSTDKSLSLFTIRIPQINIKINHSSFDKRHNLKLSKPSHTPNIQLPIKNFSWYTSSIKNLNIQPPTEVPKFVNKNKIDKFQNFMKKNQGLLKKFVSSKQTALTQSPFKKGSIRMDNLKLPKSKFSPKVVKNINRFGDKNDGDLPSPELLDMAPAIGVRVHKRREKGQLCHRHVLLPEGPKYDSRGRWYLPAHELIAKRPYPATRRPVILLPRCCNCCKKSVLGCE, encoded by the exons ATGATCCAACGAAATGTGATGTTGAATAATAAGAAATCAAACGTTATTACAGGCAAAGAGAAAGAGTCCATAAATAAATCCGTAACGGTAACAACGCATAAGAAAAGCTATAGAAGGAGAAATGGCGGATCATACCGAGACTATGATTACGAGGATACAATTAAACCTGTTACTGAATctgcaataatatttaaaagcactGATAAAAGTTTATCTCTCTTCACAATACGTATTCcgcaaataaacattaaaataaatcactcgAGTTTTGACAAGCggcacaatttaaaattatcaaaaccgAGCCATACGCCGAATATACAACTACCGATAAAAAACTTCTCTTGGTACACTTCttccataaaaaatttaaatattcaaccaCCTACTGAAGTTCCGAAGTttgttaataagaataaaattgataaatttcaaaattttatgaaaaaaaaccaAGGCCTGTTAAAAAAATTCGTAAGCAGTAAGCAAACAGCGCTGACGCAGTCACCATTCAAGAAGGGATCGATACGCATGGATAATCTTAAATTACCAAAATCGAAGTTTTCACCtaaagtagtaaaaaatattaatagattcgGAGACAAAAACGATGGCGACTTGCCCAGCCCTGAATTGCTAGATATGGCGCCAGCTATAGGTGTCCGCGTACATAAGAGACGGGAAAAG GGTCAACTATGTCATCGGCACGTACTGCTACCCGAGGGACCCAAGTACGATAGTAGAGGGCGCTGGTACTTGCCGGCACACGAGTTGATCGCCAAGCGTCCCTATCCCGCCACTCGAAGACCCGTGATTCTGCTTCCGCGGTGTTGCAACTGCTGCAAGAAATCTGTGCTAGGATGCGAATAA
- the LOC125074059 gene encoding uncharacterized protein LOC125074059 produces the protein MSDNSDYSLEDTNSTYGRKHEKKTRKNFYVSDLVINGQEDEENNFTSEVNELKKDNNKNIELVVSKKDLLYYIDDDKLPWQKNDDLRAESTAKYKLLKAKHQYRRSGQARLIQEEDKEGVAIVNLDKGPFPQLRLPNSRRQYMHDHGEVMTEEEEVPPPVVNTSDPEAAADEFGNATVTEITDTVATNTN, from the exons ATGTCCGATAACTCCGATTATTCATTGGAAGACACAAATAGTACTTATGGAAGAAAACATGAAAAGAAAACTAGAAAGAACTTTTATGTGTCAGATCTTGTAATCAATGGACAAGAAGACGAAGAAAATAACTTCACCTCTGAAGTCAACGAACTTAAGAaagataataacaaaaatattgaactcGTTGTATCAAAGAAAGATCTTTTATATTACATTGACGATGACAAGTTACCTTGGCAGAAAAATGACGATTTACGAGCAGAATCGACGGCAAAATACAAGCTGTTAAAG GCAAAACATCAATACCGGCGATCTGGTCAAGCACGACTTATTCAAGAAGAAGACAAGGAAGGGGTAGCCATAGTTAATCTTGATAAGGGACCTTTCCCTCAACTAAGACTTCCTAACTCAAGAAGACAATACATGCACGACCATGGTGAAGTTATGACCGAGGAAGAAGAAGTTCCCCCACCTGTCGTGAATACAAGTGATCCCGAAGCGGCTGCAGACGAATTCGGAAATGCAACAGTAACAGAAATCACTGATACAGTAGCAACAAACACTAACTAA